Proteins from one Spirochaetaceae bacterium genomic window:
- a CDS encoding ABC transporter permease, protein MRVTEGLREAFDTVRHNKLRTALTILSIVIGVASVIAVMAIGIMGRRAIMGDLAALGGALYWIEAEEGGSEDGRRDQHLRIEHLEAISELVADTSWVSPILRGGAELRFRDKQVQASLFGVGAQYSELWPLPVQAGRFLEPEEVSQRRKVIVLGDRVAHGLFDDAERALGSVVSAGGLQLQVVGVMAADFRAAGDGSDDRTCYLPHELYRSIYRWDPGIGPHVPDVTLRARDAARLGESMTLVQRFLDRVLPGSPSVRPFVVETDQARLETEAEVLRVISMVVTLVAGISLLVGGLGIMNIMLVSVSERTVEIGLRKAVGARDGDILGQFLIESMVICLLGGVCGVVLGFGGTLAVALALGWNLILPEVAAVGLGVAVATGLFFGVYPATKAARLPPVVALSRN, encoded by the coding sequence ATGCGCGTCACCGAGGGACTGCGCGAGGCGTTCGACACCGTGCGCCACAACAAGCTGCGCACCGCGCTGACCATCCTCAGCATCGTGATCGGCGTCGCCTCGGTAATCGCGGTGATGGCGATCGGGATCATGGGCCGGCGCGCGATCATGGGCGACCTGGCAGCGCTCGGCGGCGCGCTGTACTGGATCGAGGCGGAGGAAGGCGGATCGGAAGACGGTCGCCGCGACCAGCACCTGCGTATCGAGCACCTGGAGGCGATATCCGAGCTGGTCGCCGACACCAGTTGGGTGAGTCCGATCCTGCGCGGCGGCGCCGAGCTGCGCTTCCGCGACAAGCAGGTGCAGGCGTCGTTGTTCGGCGTCGGTGCGCAGTACTCGGAACTGTGGCCGCTGCCGGTGCAGGCGGGGCGCTTTCTCGAACCGGAAGAGGTGTCGCAACGGCGCAAGGTGATCGTGCTCGGCGACCGCGTCGCGCACGGGCTGTTCGACGACGCCGAACGAGCGCTTGGCAGCGTGGTGAGCGCCGGCGGGCTGCAGCTCCAGGTAGTCGGCGTGATGGCGGCGGATTTCCGCGCCGCCGGCGACGGTTCCGACGACCGCACCTGCTACCTGCCACACGAACTGTATCGCAGCATCTACCGGTGGGATCCGGGCATCGGCCCGCACGTGCCCGACGTGACGCTGCGTGCGCGCGACGCCGCGCGGCTCGGCGAATCGATGACACTCGTGCAGCGCTTCCTCGACCGCGTGCTGCCCGGTTCGCCGTCGGTGCGGCCGTTCGTGGTGGAAACCGACCAGGCACGGCTTGAGACCGAAGCGGAGGTGCTGCGCGTGATCAGCATGGTGGTGACCCTGGTGGCAGGCATCTCGCTGCTGGTCGGCGGCCTGGGAATCATGAACATCATGCTGGTGAGCGTCAGCGAGCGCACCGTCGAGATCGGCCTGCGCAAGGCGGTGGGCGCCCGCGACGGCGACATTCTGGGCCAGTTCCTGATCGAGTCGATGGTGATCTGCCTGCTGGGCGGGGTATGCGGCGTGGTGCTGGGGTTCGGCGGCACGCTGGCGGTGGCGCTGGCGCTGGGCTGGAACCTGATCCTGCCCGAGGTGGCCGCCGTCGGCCTGGGCGTGGCGGTGGCCACCGGCCTGTTCTTCGGCGTCTACCCGGCAACCAAGGCGGCGCGGCTGCCGCCGGTGGTCGCCCTGAGCCGCAACTGA
- a CDS encoding ABC transporter ATP-binding protein: MIRLAGITKEYHMGEDVTVNALAGVDLEIGAREFIAVMGPSGSGKSTLMNIIGCLDRPSGGRYTLDGIDVARMSDRELAQVRNARIGFVFQTFNLLPRMTALRNVELPLVYAGVARGARQRRATAALVRVGLADRTRHRPNQLSGGQRQRVAIARALVNNPSIVFADEPTGNLDTTTGSEIMDLLADLHDAGATIILVTHEADVAAYAGRVIHLRDGRVTGDEARTAAPAD; encoded by the coding sequence GTGATTCGGCTCGCCGGGATCACCAAGGAATACCACATGGGCGAAGACGTGACGGTGAACGCCCTCGCCGGGGTCGACCTGGAGATCGGCGCGCGCGAATTCATCGCGGTGATGGGGCCGTCCGGCTCCGGCAAGTCGACGCTGATGAATATCATCGGCTGCCTGGACCGCCCCAGCGGCGGCCGCTACACCCTCGATGGCATCGACGTGGCGCGCATGAGCGACCGGGAATTGGCGCAGGTGCGCAACGCGCGCATCGGCTTCGTGTTCCAGACCTTCAACCTGCTGCCGCGCATGACCGCCCTGCGCAACGTCGAGCTGCCGCTGGTCTATGCCGGCGTGGCGCGCGGCGCACGCCAACGGCGAGCCACTGCGGCCCTGGTGCGCGTCGGCTTGGCCGACCGCACGCGGCACCGCCCCAACCAGCTCTCCGGCGGCCAGCGGCAACGCGTCGCCATCGCCCGCGCCCTGGTCAACAACCCCTCCATCGTGTTCGCCGACGAGCCCACCGGCAACCTGGACACCACCACCGGCAGCGAGATCATGGACCTGCTGGCCGACCTGCACGACGCCGGCGCCACCATCATCCTGGTCACCCACGAGGCCGACGTCGCCGCCTACGCCGGCCGCGTCATCCACCTGCGCGATGGACGCGTGACCGGCGACGAGGCGCGCACGGCGGCGCCGGCCGATTAG
- a CDS encoding ABC transporter permease, whose translation MAALAAVADNRFRASLALLGITIGVGSVIAIVGLGDGAKLVVRDAISRFGAGSLMVLPNYQVIEASDGRYEWPSITREDIAQINAGADAVRAVTPQANWSGFSARRAGRAREVEIFGTLHYFLAVNSSTRLARGRFLHPEDDRLQRKVAVLGADVAADLFPEQEALGKLISIEDWFELEVIGVLAPEEDSLLEVGEEFTVDDRVFVPISTLERVTRFDDVVSILWGEAVSLRAIEAAKQQIVAILDANHGRFDGIHHKFVVHDWAQLLSTIESSTGTITALVSVLGIISLVVAGIGVMNIMLVSVRERTREIGTRKALGAQPAAILNQFMVEAVLVCGGGGLAGVGLAAAVVSVIAEATGWPGLVSWPTIRLAFLLSFGTGLVFGLYPASRAARLPPVEALRHD comes from the coding sequence ATGGCCGCGCTGGCAGCGGTCGCGGACAATCGATTTCGCGCCAGCCTGGCACTGCTCGGCATCACCATCGGCGTCGGCTCGGTGATCGCTATCGTCGGTCTCGGCGACGGCGCCAAGCTGGTGGTACGCGACGCGATTTCGCGCTTCGGCGCCGGCTCGCTGATGGTGCTGCCCAACTACCAGGTAATCGAGGCCAGCGACGGCCGCTACGAATGGCCGTCGATCACGCGCGAGGACATCGCACAGATCAACGCCGGGGCGGACGCGGTGCGGGCGGTGACCCCGCAGGCCAACTGGAGCGGCTTCTCCGCCCGCCGCGCCGGCCGCGCCCGCGAGGTGGAGATATTCGGCACCCTGCACTATTTCCTGGCGGTGAACTCTTCCACGCGCCTGGCGCGCGGACGTTTCCTGCACCCCGAGGACGACCGCCTGCAGCGCAAGGTGGCGGTACTCGGGGCGGACGTCGCCGCCGACCTGTTCCCCGAACAGGAGGCTCTCGGCAAGTTGATTTCGATCGAAGACTGGTTCGAGCTGGAGGTGATCGGCGTCCTTGCTCCCGAGGAGGACTCGTTGCTCGAAGTGGGCGAGGAGTTCACCGTCGATGACCGCGTGTTCGTGCCAATCTCGACCCTGGAGCGCGTCACCCGATTCGACGACGTGGTGTCGATCCTGTGGGGCGAAGCGGTCAGCCTGCGGGCGATCGAGGCGGCGAAACAGCAGATCGTGGCGATCCTGGACGCCAACCACGGCCGTTTCGACGGCATCCATCACAAGTTCGTGGTGCACGACTGGGCGCAGCTTCTGTCCACCATCGAGTCCTCCACCGGCACGATCACCGCGCTGGTCTCCGTGCTGGGGATCATCTCGCTGGTGGTGGCCGGCATCGGAGTGATGAACATCATGCTGGTGTCGGTGCGCGAGCGCACCCGCGAGATCGGCACCCGCAAGGCGCTCGGCGCGCAGCCGGCCGCGATCCTCAACCAGTTCATGGTGGAGGCGGTGCTGGTGTGCGGCGGCGGCGGTCTGGCCGGCGTCGGCCTGGCGGCTGCCGTCGTCTCGGTGATCGCCGAGGCCACCGGCTGGCCCGGCCTGGTGTCGTGGCCGACGATCCGGCTGGCGTTCCTGCTGTCGTTCGGCACCGGCCTGGTATTCGGCCTCTACCCCGCCAGCCGCGCCGCCCGCCTGCCCCCGGTCGAAGCCCTCCGCCACGACTGA
- a CDS encoding efflux RND transporter periplasmic adaptor subunit, giving the protein MKRRTTRLLRAGIAVVVLLGAGAALWRLFAGDPAADAVPVTVEAARTATLRARVVGSCTFRPRRSVTVLSETGGRAVAIHAAVGDAVSEGQELVALDDRELRLALRRAEAARQDAEDGVRGNLLTLRSNLRAAEAGWQRARDALERDRKLHAAGGATQAQVDAALHAERDAAEALRGAREQLNLGAGREPGAQPALDPADDGAIVAADAGVLQARLAAQQAAHDLEQAILAAPLAGTLTALEATLGNHLAPGAAVATVATLDDILAEVQIDEVDIGKLQVGQEVVLTTDSVRDVELAGRIALIPPAMTDHRVAVDVEVDQSGLPAGAVLRAGASCRARIEAELKRDVTVVPFAALLERPGGSVAFVAVPDAAEAAGAAGADAGGASETGPAADAPESGDRGAAAGPGTATGDVGATGGVADTGGATGPAPRLYRLERREVELGASSVSDVEVTAGVEKGELVVVGNLSLLRDGLLVSRDSGDLDGKEDDESGGRFGRRQDDEQ; this is encoded by the coding sequence ATGAAGCGGCGTACCACCCGCCTGCTGCGGGCGGGCATCGCTGTCGTGGTGCTGCTCGGCGCCGGTGCCGCGCTGTGGCGGTTGTTCGCCGGCGACCCGGCGGCGGACGCCGTCCCGGTGACGGTGGAGGCTGCGCGCACCGCCACCCTGCGGGCGCGCGTGGTAGGGAGCTGCACGTTCCGGCCGCGGCGCAGCGTCACGGTGCTCAGCGAAACGGGCGGCCGCGCCGTGGCGATTCACGCCGCGGTAGGTGACGCCGTCAGCGAGGGTCAGGAGCTGGTGGCGCTCGACGACCGTGAGCTGCGACTCGCACTGCGGCGCGCCGAGGCGGCGCGGCAGGACGCCGAGGACGGCGTACGCGGCAATCTGCTTACGCTGCGCTCCAACCTGCGCGCCGCCGAGGCGGGCTGGCAGCGGGCGCGCGATGCCCTGGAGCGCGACCGAAAGCTGCATGCAGCCGGCGGCGCGACGCAGGCGCAGGTGGATGCGGCGCTGCATGCCGAGCGCGATGCCGCCGAAGCGCTCCGCGGTGCGCGCGAGCAGCTCAACCTCGGCGCCGGACGCGAGCCCGGCGCGCAGCCGGCGCTCGACCCGGCGGACGACGGCGCCATCGTCGCGGCGGACGCCGGCGTGCTCCAGGCTCGGCTTGCGGCGCAGCAGGCGGCGCACGACCTGGAGCAAGCGATCCTGGCCGCCCCGCTGGCCGGTACCCTGACCGCACTGGAGGCGACACTCGGCAATCACTTGGCTCCCGGAGCGGCGGTTGCGACCGTCGCCACCCTGGACGACATCCTGGCCGAGGTGCAGATCGACGAGGTGGATATCGGCAAGCTGCAGGTGGGTCAGGAGGTGGTGCTGACCACCGACAGCGTGCGCGACGTCGAGCTTGCCGGCCGTATCGCGCTCATCCCGCCCGCGATGACCGACCACCGGGTCGCGGTGGACGTGGAGGTGGACCAGAGCGGCCTGCCCGCGGGCGCGGTGTTGCGCGCCGGCGCATCCTGCCGCGCGCGCATCGAGGCGGAGTTGAAGCGCGACGTGACGGTGGTGCCGTTTGCCGCGCTGCTGGAGCGTCCGGGCGGCAGCGTGGCGTTCGTGGCGGTACCCGACGCCGCCGAAGCCGCGGGCGCGGCCGGTGCGGACGCCGGCGGTGCGTCCGAGACCGGCCCCGCAGCCGACGCGCCCGAGAGCGGCGACCGCGGCGCTGCCGCCGGCCCCGGCACCGCAACCGGCGATGTCGGCGCAACCGGCGGTGTCGCTGATACCGGCGGTGCCACCGGTCCGGCACCGCGCTTGTACCGGCTGGAGCGGCGCGAAGTGGAGTTGGGCGCATCGAGCGTCAGCGACGTGGAGGTGACCGCGGGAGTGGAGAAGGGTGAGCTGGTGGTGGTGGGCAACCTGTCACTGCTGCGCGACGGGCTGCTGGTCAGCCGGGACAGCGGCGACCTTGACGGCAAGGAGGACGACGAGAGTGGTGGGCGGTTCGGCCGGCGGCAGGACGACGAGCAGTGA
- a CDS encoding type II toxin-antitoxin system VapC family toxin — translation MTLLIDTHCWLWWLTEPGRLRAPALSLLNEAGTRILLSAASSWEIAIKYSLGKLDLPEHPEEFIPARLQRDRIEPLPIEHSHALKTAELPYHHRDPFDRLLIAQAMVLDIPIMTADPAFDAYEVEVIAS, via the coding sequence GTGACGCTGCTGATCGACACCCATTGCTGGCTCTGGTGGTTGACCGAGCCCGGGAGACTGCGAGCGCCGGCCTTGAGCCTCCTGAACGAAGCCGGGACAAGGATCCTGCTGTCGGCAGCATCATCATGGGAGATTGCGATCAAGTACTCGCTCGGAAAGCTCGACCTCCCCGAGCATCCGGAGGAGTTCATTCCCGCTCGCCTGCAACGCGATCGGATCGAGCCGCTCCCCATTGAGCACTCGCATGCGTTGAAGACCGCGGAATTGCCTTACCACCATCGCGATCCGTTCGACCGGCTTCTCATCGCGCAGGCGATGGTCCTGGACATCCCCATCATGACCGCGGATCCGGCCTTCGACGCCTACGAAGTCGAAGTGATCGCCAGCTAG
- a CDS encoding type II toxin-antitoxin system Phd/YefM family antitoxin, with protein MVTTVNIHEAKTHLSRLLKRVAVGEQIVIARAGTPIARLTPYQEQGRARVAGRDRGLFTVPDDFNAPLPDEAIESFYQ; from the coding sequence ATGGTGACCACGGTGAACATACACGAGGCAAAGACCCATCTCTCGCGGCTGCTGAAGCGGGTAGCCGTTGGCGAGCAGATCGTCATCGCCAGGGCCGGCACGCCGATCGCCCGGCTCACTCCGTACCAGGAACAGGGCCGAGCACGCGTTGCCGGACGAGACCGCGGCCTGTTCACCGTTCCCGATGACTTCAACGCGCCGCTCCCGGACGAAGCAATCGAGTCGTTCTACCAGTGA
- a CDS encoding fatty acid desaturase, protein MASTTRGTVSAAAGEFRPMAEVRRDFRVKWYRSPVEPALLRELMRRSDWRGGLHSIGHLLLWGATGGLVWWLFASQLWPLFALALMAHGVVGSFFKGAAIHELGHGTVFRTKWLNGLFTRVFCLFGFVNIYDFKVSHSYHHRYTLHPEGDREVVLPQNPTWRFLYLLQLCTVNITGGYQSAGLWPVLRLHVITALNRYPAATGAGGDWDGEWMRAIYRDAPAMRRRAVWAARFILLSLAAAVAVPIALGVPILALLLTAHLAIGHWLRWLVGGPMHAGLRDNVPDFRLCVRSNTLDPISQFLYWGMNWHTEHHMYAGVPCYNLARLYRVIRDDVPAPRTLLGSWREILAIWKRQQQEPGYQYDTPLPPTAYPPVLSQDDLPQRSAAARARAAALDSAGDPLATVAPSGPR, encoded by the coding sequence ATGGCTTCGACGACCAGAGGGACGGTGAGCGCCGCGGCCGGCGAGTTCCGGCCGATGGCGGAGGTGCGGCGCGACTTTCGGGTCAAGTGGTACCGTTCGCCGGTGGAGCCGGCGCTGCTGCGCGAGCTGATGCGGCGCAGCGACTGGCGCGGCGGCCTGCACAGCATCGGTCACCTGCTGCTGTGGGGCGCCACCGGCGGCCTGGTCTGGTGGCTGTTCGCGTCGCAGTTGTGGCCGCTGTTTGCGCTGGCGCTGATGGCGCACGGGGTGGTGGGATCGTTCTTCAAGGGCGCGGCGATCCACGAGCTCGGACACGGCACCGTGTTCCGGACCAAGTGGCTGAACGGGCTGTTCACGCGCGTGTTCTGCTTGTTCGGGTTCGTCAACATCTACGACTTCAAGGTGAGTCACAGCTACCACCACCGCTACACCCTGCACCCGGAGGGCGACCGAGAGGTGGTGCTGCCGCAGAACCCCACCTGGCGGTTCCTCTATCTGCTGCAGTTGTGCACGGTCAACATCACCGGCGGCTACCAGTCCGCCGGGCTGTGGCCGGTGCTGCGCCTGCACGTGATCACCGCGCTGAACCGCTACCCGGCCGCCACCGGCGCCGGCGGCGACTGGGACGGCGAGTGGATGCGGGCGATCTACCGCGACGCGCCGGCCATGCGGCGCCGGGCGGTGTGGGCGGCGCGCTTCATCCTGCTCTCGCTGGCGGCGGCGGTCGCCGTCCCCATCGCCCTGGGCGTACCGATCCTGGCCCTGCTGCTGACCGCGCACCTGGCCATCGGCCACTGGCTGCGCTGGCTGGTGGGCGGGCCGATGCACGCCGGCCTGCGCGACAACGTGCCCGACTTCCGCCTGTGCGTGCGCAGCAACACCCTCGACCCGATCTCGCAGTTCCTGTACTGGGGCATGAACTGGCACACCGAACACCACATGTACGCCGGCGTACCGTGCTACAACCTCGCCCGCCTGTACCGGGTGATCCGCGACGACGTGCCGGCGCCGCGCACGCTGCTCGGCTCGTGGCGCGAGATCCTGGCCATCTGGAAGCGGCAGCAGCAGGAACCCGGCTACCAGTACGACACGCCCCTGCCGCCCACCGCATACCCGCCGGTGCTGTCGCAGGACGACCTGCCGCAACGCTCCGCCGCCGCGCGCGCCCGTGCCGCCGCCCTCGACTCCGCCGGCGACCCGCTCGCCACGGTAGCCCCCTCCGGCCCCCGCTGA
- a CDS encoding YIP1 family protein — MRFLTGAASALFAPDRAFAFRVASGVSLFALLALELASVVAGETMILWRTSGPELRRIALVESLHVAEQRSTSFAEPEEVDRRRAAAYRRLTAPTGPVAKTVAVLLSGLVLPAAVVLTWLALLVLAQFLGGEEPRSPGRPRASIRLVAVAFAPLALRRLASGAVTLAAVDPAAAAAGATTVATYRERATVRFDLAALADAPAGVVERAAVLLTDPFGLWALAVLASGAAALLRLPALRALVLTAVIAALWTLFDTVAGGRWALLA, encoded by the coding sequence ATGCGGTTTCTGACCGGTGCAGCGAGTGCGCTGTTCGCTCCGGACCGGGCTTTTGCGTTTCGGGTGGCTTCCGGGGTCTCGCTGTTTGCATTGCTGGCCCTGGAGCTGGCATCCGTGGTTGCCGGCGAAACGATGATCCTGTGGCGGACGAGCGGACCCGAATTGCGGCGGATCGCCCTGGTGGAGTCGCTGCACGTGGCCGAGCAGCGCAGCACCTCGTTTGCGGAGCCTGAGGAGGTGGACCGGCGGCGGGCGGCGGCCTACCGCCGGCTCACCGCTCCCACCGGCCCCGTTGCCAAGACCGTTGCGGTCCTGCTCTCGGGCCTCGTTCTGCCGGCCGCCGTCGTCCTCACGTGGTTGGCGCTGCTCGTGCTGGCGCAATTCCTCGGCGGCGAGGAACCGCGCAGCCCGGGCCGCCCGCGTGCCTCCATCAGACTGGTCGCGGTGGCATTCGCCCCGCTGGCCCTGCGCCGGCTGGCTTCGGGCGCCGTGACCCTGGCGGCGGTCGACCCGGCCGCCGCCGCTGCCGGTGCCACCACGGTCGCGACCTACCGCGAGCGCGCAACGGTACGCTTCGATCTGGCGGCGCTGGCTGACGCACCAGCCGGCGTCGTCGAGCGAGCCGCCGTGTTGCTCACCGACCCGTTCGGCCTGTGGGCGCTGGCCGTGCTCGCCTCCGGCGCCGCCGCGCTGCTGCGCCTGCCGGCGCTGCGCGCCCTGGTGCTGACCGCGGTGATCGCCGCGCTGTGGACGCTGTTCGACACCGTGGCGGGCGGCCGCTGGGCGCTGCTGGCATGA